One window of Microbacterium sp. 1S1 genomic DNA carries:
- a CDS encoding LysM peptidoglycan-binding domain-containing protein produces MIFQTAVAGALAATLTATPAAASPAPAVAAHERHHTAPTRVLPTRAVPATHVVQPGDTVAGIAGRFGLRTADVLSWNGLSWRSVIYPGQTLALRAPAQAPVVEAAPTPTAAKTHVVAAGDTVFAIAEKYGTSVSSILAANRLSGAAIIYPGQKLVVSGTATTAPAAPAPAVAPVTPAPAAGATHTVSAGETLFSIAQRYGTSTQSLFAWNGLGPSSIIYPGQRLRVQSPPAPKPAAAPAGQRTASLTAEQAANAALIIRVGRELGASDRAIATALATGMVESGLRNLDWGDRDSLGLFQQRPSTGWGTPAQIMDAERSTRVFYGGAGDPNGHVTRGLLDIPGWEALSFTDAAQAVQISAYPDRYGQWEAQAYAWLAQHG; encoded by the coding sequence GTGATCTTCCAGACAGCCGTGGCCGGCGCTCTCGCCGCCACTCTGACGGCGACACCCGCCGCCGCCTCGCCCGCCCCAGCGGTCGCGGCGCATGAACGCCACCACACAGCACCGACGCGCGTGCTCCCGACGCGGGCCGTCCCGGCGACGCACGTCGTCCAGCCGGGAGACACCGTCGCGGGGATCGCCGGTCGCTTCGGGCTCCGCACCGCCGACGTGCTGAGCTGGAACGGGCTCTCCTGGCGCTCCGTGATCTACCCGGGGCAGACCCTCGCCCTGCGCGCACCGGCTCAGGCTCCGGTCGTGGAGGCGGCACCGACACCGACGGCCGCCAAGACCCATGTCGTCGCCGCCGGGGACACCGTCTTCGCCATCGCGGAGAAGTACGGCACGTCGGTGAGCTCGATCCTCGCCGCCAACCGGCTGTCCGGCGCCGCCATCATCTATCCGGGGCAGAAGCTCGTCGTCTCCGGCACAGCCACGACGGCTCCCGCCGCCCCTGCGCCTGCCGTCGCGCCCGTGACCCCCGCGCCCGCCGCCGGCGCCACCCACACCGTGTCCGCGGGTGAGACCCTGTTCTCCATCGCCCAGCGGTACGGCACGTCGACGCAGTCGCTCTTCGCCTGGAACGGTCTCGGTCCGTCCTCGATCATCTACCCGGGGCAGCGCCTCCGGGTGCAGAGCCCTCCCGCTCCGAAGCCCGCGGCCGCCCCGGCTGGGCAGCGGACCGCTAGCCTCACGGCGGAGCAGGCGGCCAACGCGGCGCTCATCATCCGCGTGGGCAGGGAGCTCGGCGCCTCCGATCGCGCGATCGCCACGGCACTCGCGACGGGCATGGTGGAGTCGGGGCTTCGGAACCTGGACTGGGGCGATCGCGACTCGCTCGGTTTGTTCCAACAGCGACCGAGCACCGGATGGGGAACCCCCGCGCAGATCATGGACGCCGAGCGCAGCACGCGCGTCTTCTACGGCGGCGCCGGCGACCCCAACGGCCATGTCACTCGCGGACTGCTCGACATCCCGGGCTGGGAGGCACTGTCCTTCACCGACGCGGCGCAGGCCGTGCAGATCTCCGCCTACCCGGATCGCTACGGGCAGTGGGAGGCGCAGGCGTACGCGTGGCTCGCCCAGCACGGGTGA